Proteins from a genomic interval of Ignavibacteriota bacterium:
- a CDS encoding VWA domain-containing protein: MRLLSRISLLTILFLLPAVGEAQPQLNLKRVVTIWPTIELYYTVACNGSPLYLTDKSHMAVTENGVPIHDFMIWCPDPSIRCAISVALVFDASGSMSGAGNAGAKAAGNAFIDLLDGVNDQAAILWFTSTVTLAQPMTVYTNLLHNAVNALPASGATAVWDGMYYGVQELISNGVNPCRVVIVLTDGGDNSSSRSPAETISLAMRNRIRIFTIGLGSGIQSSILQNIATTTGGRYYETPSPSQLTAIYQEISTIIFSSFQECLITYQSRCTDGSQRAVELSVLNVCGGNDTEVKSYKAPKDTTTYSPLAIGIASKTAMQGTGSIALPLELRSPIVPQDILYGATCTVRFDPTVLKFSGIRTPPGSIYENLPITISPSQNGAVLQIMDRKVLEVASTPALLAELLFEAQNPRLTDTVCSDISIESWIFDAGCFRPVLSGGRLCIRPGSPEVICDVLAPAALTWSPQKNVYQPDSFTVMMQLNNVGTMTAFGTRVVLQYDKTDFDLLVPLKDTLDASPTTIIANGSSQAAWLLRASPHALPDTSRITFTALFDNHAPVVCTRTITIPRAESSLECTISAPPIFVDSVRMTYSPDPVPVTVSVLNNTTSDQTTLSVELVLPSDLQFVTPDSASNARRPLLPSTLSPQQTGVGQWLVRRAPSTVAKTIPVECITRRFDNVVSRCVYDLYFPAVLPPLTPAITPQGPHELCEGDSIVLDAGAGYSRYSWNTGARTRMLAVRSTGVYYVTVTDIYGRNATAPPVVVNTLPAPAPQFGLSLPVGICLGDSVVLDPGSYPRYLWNTGDTTRTLEVRTAGVWFVRVTTARGCVGYSDTVRTVVHPLPDKPIISQQGDTLSTQPATTYRWYLNRLPLALGDKRTFVPGNSGRYIVRVTNAFGCTAESDVYDFSSTAIGDMPAPSTIALEVYPNPVTNELTVTLRGNADKVADITLISILGQKIAGRALRSSHGEQSIIYDLSTHPAGLYFVTAAVHGRRVAAKVVKQ, translated from the coding sequence ATGCGGCTTTTGTCTCGAATTTCCCTGCTCACGATTCTGTTCCTTCTCCCCGCCGTCGGAGAAGCGCAGCCGCAGCTCAACCTCAAAAGGGTTGTCACCATCTGGCCGACGATCGAGTTGTATTACACTGTCGCGTGTAACGGCTCCCCGCTGTACCTCACCGACAAATCTCATATGGCCGTCACTGAAAACGGTGTGCCGATACACGATTTTATGATCTGGTGTCCCGATCCCTCTATTCGCTGCGCCATCTCGGTCGCGCTTGTCTTCGACGCATCCGGTTCCATGTCAGGGGCGGGCAACGCGGGTGCAAAAGCGGCCGGAAACGCGTTTATCGATCTGTTGGATGGGGTCAACGATCAGGCGGCCATACTCTGGTTCACATCCACCGTGACACTCGCCCAGCCGATGACCGTGTATACGAACCTTCTGCACAACGCTGTGAACGCTCTGCCGGCCAGTGGCGCGACGGCAGTGTGGGATGGGATGTACTACGGTGTACAGGAGCTGATCAGCAATGGCGTGAATCCCTGCCGCGTGGTGATCGTCTTAACCGACGGCGGTGACAATTCGAGTTCCAGGTCGCCGGCGGAGACGATCTCCCTGGCCATGAGGAACCGCATCCGCATATTTACCATCGGTCTGGGATCAGGCATACAATCCTCCATTCTGCAGAATATCGCGACAACGACCGGTGGCCGTTATTACGAAACTCCGAGCCCGTCACAATTGACGGCGATATACCAGGAAATATCCACGATCATTTTTTCGTCATTTCAGGAGTGTCTCATCACCTATCAGAGCCGCTGCACGGATGGAAGCCAGCGCGCAGTGGAACTGTCGGTCTTGAACGTGTGCGGTGGCAACGACACCGAGGTGAAATCATACAAGGCGCCGAAGGATACAACGACCTATTCGCCGCTCGCCATCGGCATCGCAAGCAAGACCGCCATGCAGGGGACGGGATCAATCGCCCTGCCACTGGAATTGCGCAGCCCCATCGTGCCGCAGGACATATTGTATGGCGCGACGTGTACTGTCCGATTCGATCCGACGGTCCTGAAATTCTCAGGGATCCGAACTCCCCCCGGATCCATCTACGAAAACCTGCCGATCACGATATCACCGTCGCAGAACGGCGCTGTGCTGCAGATTATGGACCGGAAGGTGCTCGAGGTCGCCTCCACCCCCGCATTGCTCGCCGAATTGCTCTTCGAAGCGCAGAACCCGCGACTCACGGACACAGTGTGTTCCGACATAAGCATCGAATCGTGGATCTTTGATGCGGGATGTTTCCGTCCTGTCCTTTCGGGCGGGCGCCTGTGTATCCGCCCCGGCAGCCCCGAAGTGATCTGTGATGTGTTGGCACCCGCCGCACTGACATGGTCGCCGCAGAAAAACGTCTATCAGCCCGACAGCTTCACCGTGATGATGCAACTGAACAATGTCGGAACGATGACGGCGTTCGGGACGCGGGTGGTATTGCAATACGATAAAACCGATTTCGATCTGCTCGTGCCGTTGAAGGATACGCTGGATGCGAGTCCCACCACGATCATCGCGAACGGTAGTTCGCAGGCCGCATGGCTGTTGCGCGCGAGCCCGCACGCCCTTCCAGATACGAGTCGTATCACATTCACGGCGCTGTTCGACAATCATGCACCCGTCGTGTGTACACGCACGATTACCATTCCGCGGGCCGAGTCCAGCTTGGAGTGCACCATCTCCGCGCCGCCGATCTTTGTCGACAGCGTACGAATGACCTATTCCCCCGATCCCGTTCCCGTCACAGTCAGTGTGCTCAACAACACCACCAGCGACCAGACCACCCTCAGCGTCGAGCTGGTGCTGCCCTCGGATCTGCAGTTCGTCACGCCCGACTCCGCGTCGAATGCGCGACGTCCTCTGCTTCCTTCCACTTTGTCACCGCAGCAGACCGGGGTGGGGCAGTGGCTTGTGCGGCGGGCGCCGAGCACCGTTGCAAAAACCATCCCCGTGGAATGTATCACGCGCCGCTTCGACAATGTGGTCAGCCGCTGTGTGTACGATCTGTATTTTCCCGCCGTGCTGCCGCCGTTGACTCCCGCCATCACGCCGCAGGGGCCGCATGAGTTGTGCGAAGGCGACAGCATCGTGCTCGATGCGGGCGCCGGGTATTCGCGCTACAGTTGGAATACGGGCGCGCGTACACGTATGCTCGCGGTGCGCAGCACAGGCGTGTACTATGTCACGGTGACGGATATATACGGCCGCAACGCGACCGCACCACCAGTTGTGGTGAACACGCTCCCCGCACCAGCACCGCAGTTCGGCCTGTCCTTGCCGGTCGGAATCTGCCTCGGTGATTCGGTGGTCCTCGATCCGGGGTCCTACCCCAGATATCTCTGGAACACCGGCGACACCACGCGTACGTTGGAGGTGCGCACCGCGGGTGTCTGGTTCGTGCGTGTTACGACGGCACGTGGATGTGTCGGGTATTCCGACACGGTGCGCACTGTCGTGCATCCACTGCCGGATAAACCCATCATCTCTCAGCAGGGTGACACGCTTTCAACACAGCCCGCCACCACATATCGATGGTATCTCAACAGGTTGCCGTTAGCACTGGGCGACAAACGCACCTTCGTTCCAGGCAACAGCGGACGGTACATTGTCCGGGTGACGAACGCCTTCGGCTGTACTGCAGAATCGGATGTGTACGATTTCTCAAGCACCGCCATCGGTGACATGCCCGCACCGAGCACCATTGCGCTCGAGGTGTACCCGAATCCCGTCACAAATGAGCTCACCGTCACACTGCGCGGCAACGCAGATAAGGTGGCCGACATCACGCTCATCTCCATACTCGGGCAAAAGATCGCGGGCAGAGCATTGCGCAGCTCACACGGCGAGCAGAGTATTATCTACGACCTCTCGACTCACCCCGCGGGTCTGTACTTCGTCACCGCCGCGGTGCATGGGCGGCGTGTGGCTGCGAAGGTCGTGAAGCAGTAA
- a CDS encoding ATP-binding protein — MIQAAAYPELRASIVIPCRRGEYAALRDATAWLNARCDALRASRDARERLDFCLNEVLANIIDHGLDDEHEHRVTVSLDVAAQGYTLTLRDDGRPFDVARSDTYTTPQSLQEAGSRGYGLHLVHSLATRVEYQRDGSWNVVAVFVGP, encoded by the coding sequence ATGATACAAGCAGCAGCATATCCCGAATTACGCGCATCCATCGTCATCCCCTGCCGCCGCGGCGAGTACGCCGCGTTGCGCGACGCCACCGCGTGGCTGAACGCGCGCTGCGATGCCCTCCGCGCGTCCAGGGACGCCCGCGAACGCCTCGATTTCTGTCTCAACGAAGTGTTGGCAAACATCATCGACCACGGCCTGGACGACGAACACGAACACCGCGTGACCGTCAGTCTCGATGTTGCCGCGCAGGGTTACACACTCACCCTTCGCGACGACGGCCGGCCCTTCGATGTGGCGCGGTCCGACACCTACACTACGCCGCAATCCCTGCAGGAAGCCGGCTCACGCGGCTACGGGCTGCATCTCGTTCACTCCCTCGCCACCCGCGTAGAATACCAGCGCGACGGATCGTGGAATGTTGTAGCGGTGTTTGTCGGCCCCTGA
- a CDS encoding OmpA family protein: MATIASPQFPAARLTVLLALLLPQLLAAGGADSLKKATIISARSTRPERVTVEIRSVDISRFPVADVIIDARDSVGNYFSGLKKTDLILYQDGMPVSIQDISTISASNSVPVDIVFVVDQTGSMRQEVNEVKNNIFEFTQRLSQRGVDYRLGLITFSDRIERRKELTEDVNVFITYIDNIAIGGGGDNPENALEGLSEGTTLRFRQSAQRIFILITDAPFHQKGDAGDGKTEYTTKSMVDFLKKKNIRLFSISPPRLTDYRQMTDATYGKQFDIVQDFSSILDEFSASITNLYAVKYTIKAEVPPEAITLEIRNMQDEVVVNQRVPILEVDKKFVLENILFEFNQATFDQTFVSELRNILNMLKSYQTMHVEIRGHTDFLGSDEYNIALSDARARAVKKYLVDRGINASRITTRGMGKSLPIAPNDTEIGRRLNRRTEVIITKK, translated from the coding sequence ATGGCGACCATCGCTTCACCACAGTTTCCCGCCGCGCGCCTGACAGTGCTTCTGGCGCTGCTCCTGCCGCAACTTCTTGCAGCGGGTGGTGCCGACAGTCTGAAAAAGGCGACCATCATCTCGGCCCGCAGCACGCGGCCCGAGAGGGTCACCGTGGAAATCCGTTCCGTCGACATCAGCCGCTTCCCCGTGGCCGACGTGATCATCGACGCGCGCGATTCGGTCGGCAATTATTTTTCGGGATTAAAAAAGACCGACCTCATCCTGTATCAGGACGGGATGCCCGTGTCCATCCAGGACATCAGCACCATTTCGGCGAGCAACAGCGTGCCCGTCGACATCGTGTTTGTGGTGGACCAGACAGGCAGCATGCGGCAGGAGGTGAACGAGGTCAAGAACAACATCTTCGAATTCACGCAGCGCCTGTCGCAGCGCGGCGTCGATTACCGTCTCGGCCTGATCACCTTCAGCGACCGCATCGAGCGGCGCAAGGAGTTGACCGAGGACGTCAACGTCTTCATCACCTACATCGACAACATCGCGATCGGCGGGGGAGGGGACAATCCCGAGAACGCGCTCGAGGGCCTGTCCGAAGGCACCACGTTGCGTTTCCGCCAGTCGGCCCAGCGCATCTTCATCCTGATCACCGACGCGCCGTTCCACCAGAAGGGAGACGCGGGCGACGGGAAGACCGAATACACGACGAAGTCGATGGTCGATTTCCTCAAGAAGAAGAACATACGGCTCTTCTCGATTTCGCCGCCGCGGCTCACCGATTACCGCCAGATGACCGACGCCACCTACGGCAAGCAGTTCGATATCGTGCAGGACTTCAGTTCCATACTGGACGAGTTCAGCGCGTCGATCACCAACCTGTACGCGGTGAAGTACACCATCAAGGCCGAAGTGCCGCCCGAGGCGATCACACTCGAGATCCGCAACATGCAGGACGAGGTGGTCGTGAACCAGCGCGTGCCTATCCTCGAAGTCGACAAGAAGTTTGTGCTCGAGAACATTCTCTTCGAGTTCAACCAGGCGACGTTCGATCAGACTTTTGTATCGGAATTACGCAACATCCTCAACATGCTCAAATCGTATCAGACGATGCATGTCGAGATCCGCGGCCACACCGATTTCCTCGGCAGCGACGAATACAACATCGCGCTGTCGGACGCGCGCGCGCGCGCCGTGAAAAAGTACCTGGTGGACCGCGGCATCAATGCGTCGCGCATCACCACGCGCGGCATGGGGAAGTCGCTTCCCATCGCGCCCAACGACACCGAAATCGGCCGTCGGCTCAATCGCCGCACCGAGGTGATTATCACGAAGAAGTGA
- a CDS encoding NAD-dependent epimerase/dehydratase family protein produces MNVLITGGAGFIGSTIAREYLRLGHQVTIIDDLSSGFRENVPEGATFYQMDIRDEGVYDVMQRHAVEVVNHHAAQIDVRKSVLDPRHDVSVNVIGSISMIEAAVRHGVKRFIFASTGGAIYGEQDYFPADEKHATNPVSPYGISKLTVEKFLHYYAVEKQLTYTVLRYTNVYGPRQSPHGEAGVVAIFSDKMLRGNEPVINGDGLQTRDYVFVGDVMRANALALTMEGTNTFNVCTGVESTVVDIFETLNSGFATPLRRVHGPAKPGEQRRSVCTSEKIRTQLGWQPTVALREGLLETLEFFREKVSRG; encoded by the coding sequence ATGAACGTACTCATCACCGGCGGGGCCGGATTTATCGGATCGACAATCGCGCGCGAGTATCTGCGTCTCGGACATCAGGTGACCATCATCGACGATCTGTCCTCGGGATTCCGGGAGAATGTGCCCGAGGGTGCGACGTTCTATCAGATGGACATCCGTGACGAGGGCGTGTACGATGTGATGCAGCGGCACGCGGTGGAGGTGGTGAATCACCACGCCGCGCAGATCGACGTGCGCAAATCCGTTCTCGATCCGCGCCACGACGTGTCGGTGAACGTGATCGGCTCGATCTCGATGATCGAGGCCGCCGTGCGCCACGGTGTGAAACGGTTCATCTTCGCATCCACCGGCGGAGCCATTTACGGCGAGCAGGACTATTTTCCGGCGGACGAAAAACACGCGACAAATCCCGTCTCGCCCTACGGCATCTCCAAGTTGACCGTGGAAAAATTCCTGCATTACTACGCCGTCGAGAAACAGCTCACCTACACCGTCCTGCGCTACACCAATGTGTACGGTCCGCGGCAGAGTCCGCACGGCGAGGCGGGCGTGGTCGCGATCTTCTCCGACAAGATGCTGCGCGGCAACGAGCCCGTGATCAACGGCGACGGATTGCAGACCCGCGACTACGTGTTTGTGGGCGACGTGATGCGCGCCAACGCGCTCGCGTTGACGATGGAAGGCACCAATACCTTCAACGTGTGCACGGGCGTCGAGAGCACCGTGGTGGATATTTTCGAGACGCTGAACAGCGGCTTCGCGACGCCGCTGCGCCGCGTGCACGGACCCGCAAAACCCGGCGAGCAGCGCCGCAGCGTGTGCACCTCAGAAAAAATTCGTACACAGCTCGGTTGGCAGCCGACAGTCGCCTTGCGCGAAGGACTGCTCGAAACTCTCGAATTTTTTCGCGAAAAGGTTTCCCGAGGATAA